A genomic window from Halomonas sp. LR3S48 includes:
- a CDS encoding fumarylacetoacetate hydrolase family protein has product MRFVPRFTDGQAFSHPLGKIVCVGRNYADHAKELNNPIPTEPLLFIKPATSAASFDAPIQAPFARGEVHFEAELALLIGERLTHATPDEAERAIVGIGLALDLTLRDVQARLKEKGQPWEVAKAFDGACPLTDFLPLNRAPNWNALTFELQINGELRQHGEGADMLFPVPTLVAEMSRHFTLEPGDVVLTGTPAGVGELPRGANLYLTLTGGLEARGQVAE; this is encoded by the coding sequence ATGCGCTTTGTCCCCCGTTTCACCGATGGCCAGGCGTTTTCCCATCCGCTTGGCAAGATCGTCTGCGTCGGTCGCAATTACGCCGATCACGCCAAGGAGCTGAACAACCCGATACCCACCGAGCCGCTGCTGTTCATCAAACCGGCGACCAGCGCGGCCAGCTTCGATGCACCCATCCAGGCCCCATTCGCACGCGGCGAGGTACACTTCGAGGCCGAGCTGGCATTGCTGATCGGCGAGCGGCTGACCCACGCCACACCCGACGAGGCCGAGCGGGCCATCGTCGGTATCGGCCTGGCCCTCGACCTGACCCTGCGCGACGTACAGGCGCGGCTCAAGGAGAAGGGCCAGCCCTGGGAGGTAGCCAAGGCCTTCGACGGCGCCTGTCCGCTGACCGACTTCCTGCCGCTGAATCGCGCGCCGAACTGGAATGCCTTGACCTTCGAACTTCAGATCAACGGCGAGCTGCGCCAGCATGGCGAAGGGGCCGACATGCTGTTCCCGGTTCCGACCCTGGTGGCCGAGATGAGCCGTCACTTCACCCTCGAGCCCGGCGATGTGGTGTTGACCGGCACGCCAGCGGGCGTAGGCGAACTGCCGCGCGGTGCGAACCTGTATCTGACCCTGACCGGCGGACTGGAAGCCCGCGGGCAGGTGGCGGAGTAG